The Parvibaculum sp. DNA segment GTCCGGCGACGGCCGGTGTGCTGATCGAGCCGATCCAGGGCGAGGGCGGCATCCGTGTCATCCCGACGGAGGATCTGCGCCGCATCCGCGATATCTGCGACGAGGCCGGCATTCTGCTGGTGCTTGACGAAGTGCAGACCGGCATGGGCCGCACCGGCAAACTCTTCGCGCATGAACTTGCCGGCGTGACGCCCGACATCATGGCGATCGCAAAGGCGCTCGGCGGCGGCTTTCCGGTCGGCGCCTGCCTTGCGACCGAAACGGCGGCGCGCGGCATGACGGCGGGCACGCATGGCTCGACCTTCGGCGGCAATCCGCTGGCGATGGCGGTCGCCAATGCGGTGCTCGATCTTGCGCTCGACCGGAACTTCCTGCCGCATGTGGCTTCTCTCGGTCTGAAGTTCAAACAGAAGCTGGCGATGCTGGCCGACCAGCATCCGCGCATTATCGAAAGCGTGCGCGGCGAAGGGCTGATGCTCGGACTGAAATGCCGGGTGACCAACACCGATCTGGTGCAGGCGCTGCGCGCCGAACACATGCTGACCGTCGGCGCCGGCGACAATGTGGTGCGGCTGCTGCCGCCGCTGATAATCGAGGAAAGCCATCTCGACGAAGCGATGGAAAAGCTCTCCCGCGCCTGCGCGGCGCTTGAGACGTCGCTCGATGCGGAGACGAAAAAGACGGGAGCGGCACAATGAGCCCGCGGCATTTTCTCGATCTCCATGAAGTTTCGCCCAATGCCTTGCGTGCAATCCTCGACGATTCGCGCGCCCGCAAGCTTGCGCGGAATGGGAAAGGCCATGCCGAGCCCGACGCCGACAAGCCGCTGAAAGGCAAGCTGCTGGCGATGATTTTCGAAAAGCCCTCGACCCGCACCCGCGTCTCCTTCGACGTGGCGATGCGCCAGCTCGGCGGCGAGACGCTGCTGCTGAACGGCGGCGACATGCAGCTCGGCCGCGGCGAAACCGTGGCCGACACGGCGCGCGTTCTCTCGCGCTATGTCGACGCCATCATGATCCGCACCGCCGATCACGATAACCTGATGGAGCTGGCCGAACACGCCACCGTGCCCGTCGTCAACGGACTGACCAACCTTTCGCATCCCTGCCAGTTGATGGCCGATGTGATGACGTTCGAGGAACACAAGGGTCCGATTTCCGGGCGCCGCATCGCCTGGGTGGGCGACGGCAACAACATGGCGACGTCCTGGATTCACGCGGCCGGCCAGCTCGATTTCGAACTGCGCATCGCCTGTCCGCCGGAACTTGCACCGTCGCCCGAGGCGCTCGCCTGGGCGAAGAAGCGCGGCGCGAAGGTGCATGTCACCGCCGATCCGCGCGAAGCGGTCGCCGGCGTCGACTGCATCAACACCGACACATGGGTGTCGATGAGCGACGACGCCGAAACGGCGGCGCGCCGGCACAATCTTCTGGCGCCCTACCGCGTCGATGCAAGGCTGATGGCGGCGGCGGGCGAAGGCGCGATCTTCATGCATTGCCTGCCCGCGCATCGCGACGAGGAGATGACCGCCGAGGTAATCGACGGGCCCGCCTCGGTCGTCTTCGACGAAGCCGAAAACCGGCTGCATGCACAAAAGGGTGTGCTGGCGTGGTGTTTTCAATGAGCGATGCCGCCACCGGCATCGACGATCTCGTCCAGCCGTTCCAGATCGAGGATCTCGGCATTCGCGGCCGCGTCGTCCGGCTGGGCCCGCTGGTCGACCGCGTGCTGTCGGCACATGCCTATGCCGAGCCCGTGTCGCGGCTCCTCGGCGAGGCGCTGGCGCTGGCCGCGATGATCGGCTCGGCGCTGAAGTTCGAGGGCCGGTTCATCCTGCAGACCAAGGGCGACGGTCCGGTCGGCATGGTGGTTGCCGACTATGAGACGCCGGGCAAGCTGCGCGGCTATGCACAGGTCGACGAGGTGCGCCTCGCCGAAGCGCTGGCGGCGGGCCGCGCCGCGCCGGCGGACCTGTTGGGTGAGGGTTTTCTGGCTCTGACCATCGACCAGGGCGCCGACATGGAGCGCTATCAGGGCATCGTCGCGCTCGACGCGCGGGGCCTCAGTCATTCGGCGCATGAATATTTTGCGAGTTCGGAGCAGGTGGCGACGCGCATCAGGCTCGCCGCCGGCCCGTTCTATCACCGTGAGGCGACGGGCCCGGAAAAGAACTGGCGCGCCGGCGCCATCATGATCCAGCACATCGCACGCGATGGCGGGCTGACCGGCTTCCGCGAGGGCGAGGATCAAAGCCCCTACACCGAAGAAGAGGAAAACTGGAACCGCGCGGCGATCCTGCTCGACACGGTGGAGGATCACGAGCTTCTCGACCCGGAGCTGGCGCCGACGCGCCTGCTGTTCCGGCTCTTCCACGAGGACGGCGTGCGCGCCTTCGAGCCCTCCGAGGTCGAATTTTCCTGCCATTGCTCGCGCGGCCGCATGGAAACCGTCCTGCGGTCCTTCGGCAGCCATGAAATAGACGAAATGGTGCAGGAAGGTGTGGTCACGGCCACCTGTGAATTCTGCAGCGCGGTCTATGTCTTCACGCCTGAGGAATTGAAGGAATGACTGTTTTTGCCGCCCGCCGCTTCGGTGTTCTTCTTGTGCTGCTTCTCGCCGCTTGCTCGACCCCGCCCGCATCTTCGCCCGGCGACGTTGCGCTGGTCGCGCGCGCGCCGCTGCAGCTCGACGTCGCGTCGATTGTGCTCGATGAGCAATACAGTTCACCGGCGCGTGCCCCGAGTGTGGAGCATCTGCATCGTTTCTCGCCGGCCGGCATCGCCAGCGCCTGGTCGCGCGCGCGCCTTGTCGCCGCCGGATCGGCCGGCACCGCGACGCTCTCGATCCTCGACGGGCGCGTCATATCGGAAGAACTCGAAAAGAAGGGCGGGCTGACCGGCCTTTTCGGCGACCAGCAGGACACGAAACTGACGGCGCGGCTGAAGACCCGCCTGACGGTGGAGCGTCCCGGCCGGTCGGGCGAGCACGGAAGCTGGAGCGCCGAAGTCGAGGTCAATGCCAGCCGCACCATCCTCGAAAGCGCCAGCCTCAACGACCGCGACGCGGCCTATGCGGCGCTGATGCAGGACCTCGCGACCCGTTTCGACGAGGAAATGACCGCCGAGATCAAGCGTTCGATGGGGCCGGTGCTGCGATAGCCCGCATTAAGGTTTCGCCAATCTTTTGCGGCCACGATCTGCGTTCGCCTGACGCGCCTCGCGACAGGGAGTGAAGGCAGCGATGGTCTTTCAAGCGGCATATCTCAGTGCGGCGCATTCCCACCTCTCCGATACGGACGTGCGGGACATTCTGCTGGCGTCGAAACGCAACAACGCGCCGGCCGGAATTTCCGGCATGCTGCTTTTGATCGACCAGGTTTTCTTTCAGGTGCTGGAGGGCGACAAGGCGGCCGTCGAGGCGACGCTCGCCCGCATCGCGCGCGATCCGCGTCACAGCGGCATCATTCATGTGCTGGCGGCCGAACGGCCGGAACCTCATTTCCCGGACTGGTCGATGGGGTTTGAAAAATTCGTCTATCGCGAAGCCGGCGTTCCGACGCCGGATGCCGCGCCCTTCGACATCGCAGACATTACCCGCAATCCGTCCGTGTCGGCGCTGGCCGGCAAGGCGCCGGAGTTGATTTCCTTCATGCGCGCTCTCTATCGCGGCCGCGACATGCGCGGCGCGCCGGTGCTAGATCGGACGGCCTGAGACGTAATCGGCCAGCCGGCGCATGAAACGCTCGCATTCGGCGATCTGCGAAAGCTCCACGAATTCGTCCGGCTTGTGCGCCTGCGCGATGTCGCCCGGCCCGCAAACGACCGTCGGAATATCGGCAAGCTGGAACAGTCCGGCCTCGGTGCCGTAGGAAACGGCTTCCGCGGCATTGCATTGCGCGAGTTTCAGCACCAGCGTTTCGCCCGCGGACCCCTCTTCGGGCGCAAGGCCCGGCGCCTGGGCGCGAACTTTCGTTTCGATCCGGGCGCCCGGGTGTACATCGCGCATCCGCGGCAGCACGTTTTCGTCTACATGCGCGTTGAAGCGGTTGATGATCTCGTCGGGATCGAGGTCGGGGAGGGCGCGATACTCCCAGAGGAATGAACAGGTCTTCGGAATGATGTTGAGCGCCGTGCCGCCGCGGATCGGACCGACATTGACGGTCGTGTAGGGCGGCCGGAAGCGGCCCGACGCATCGCCGCGCCGGCGCATTTCCTCGGCCATCTGCGAAAGAAATCCGATCAGCTCGGCCGCGTACATCACCGCGTTGACGCCCTTGTCGGTGGCGCTCGAATGGCTTTCGAGGCCGGTGACCGTTGTCGACCAGGACTGGATCGACTTGTGTGCGTTGACGACCTTCATCGAGGAAGGCTCGCCGACAATGACGACCTGCGGACGCGGCATGGTGCGGATAATGCCGTCGATCATCGGACGGACGCCGAGACAACCGACCTCTTCGTCATAGGAAAGCGCGAGGTGAACCGGAATTTGCGGACCGTCTTTCAGGAATTCCGGCACGAAGGCGAGCGCCACCGCGATGAAGCTCTTCATGTCGCTGGTGCCGCGCCCGAAAAGCCTGCCCTCGCGCTGG contains these protein-coding regions:
- a CDS encoding BLUF domain-containing protein: MVFQAAYLSAAHSHLSDTDVRDILLASKRNNAPAGISGMLLLIDQVFFQVLEGDKAAVEATLARIARDPRHSGIIHVLAAERPEPHFPDWSMGFEKFVYREAGVPTPDAAPFDIADITRNPSVSALAGKAPELISFMRALYRGRDMRGAPVLDRTA
- the argF gene encoding ornithine carbamoyltransferase, whose product is MSPRHFLDLHEVSPNALRAILDDSRARKLARNGKGHAEPDADKPLKGKLLAMIFEKPSTRTRVSFDVAMRQLGGETLLLNGGDMQLGRGETVADTARVLSRYVDAIMIRTADHDNLMELAEHATVPVVNGLTNLSHPCQLMADVMTFEEHKGPISGRRIAWVGDGNNMATSWIHAAGQLDFELRIACPPELAPSPEALAWAKKRGAKVHVTADPREAVAGVDCINTDTWVSMSDDAETAARRHNLLAPYRVDARLMAAAGEGAIFMHCLPAHRDEEMTAEVIDGPASVVFDEAENRLHAQKGVLAWCFQ
- a CDS encoding Hsp33 family molecular chaperone, with the translated sequence MSDAATGIDDLVQPFQIEDLGIRGRVVRLGPLVDRVLSAHAYAEPVSRLLGEALALAAMIGSALKFEGRFILQTKGDGPVGMVVADYETPGKLRGYAQVDEVRLAEALAAGRAAPADLLGEGFLALTIDQGADMERYQGIVALDARGLSHSAHEYFASSEQVATRIRLAAGPFYHREATGPEKNWRAGAIMIQHIARDGGLTGFREGEDQSPYTEEEENWNRAAILLDTVEDHELLDPELAPTRLLFRLFHEDGVRAFEPSEVEFSCHCSRGRMETVLRSFGSHEIDEMVQEGVVTATCEFCSAVYVFTPEELKE
- a CDS encoding aspartate aminotransferase family protein, translated to MITPVLPTYARADLEFERGEGPWLITVDGARYLDFGAGIAVNAFGHAHPHLVAALAEQAAKVWHTSNIYRIPGQERLAQRLVEATFADTVFFTNSGAEALECAIKMARKYHAVAGAPERYELITMEGAFHGRTLATIAAGGQQKYLEGFGPATPGFPQVPFGDLKALKAAIGPATAGVLIEPIQGEGGIRVIPTEDLRRIRDICDEAGILLVLDEVQTGMGRTGKLFAHELAGVTPDIMAIAKALGGGFPVGACLATETAARGMTAGTHGSTFGGNPLAMAVANAVLDLALDRNFLPHVASLGLKFKQKLAMLADQHPRIIESVRGEGLMLGLKCRVTNTDLVQALRAEHMLTVGAGDNVVRLLPPLIIEESHLDEAMEKLSRACAALETSLDAETKKTGAAQ
- the argE gene encoding acetylornithine deacetylase, whose product is MPAPMRLSPREMIETLVSFDTTSHLSNLALVEFVENYLASHGVAAQRVTNEDGTKANLFATLGPADAAGGVVLSGHTDVVPVEGQDWSSDPFTVVQREGRLFGRGTSDMKSFIAVALAFVPEFLKDGPQIPVHLALSYDEEVGCLGVRPMIDGIIRTMPRPQVVIVGEPSSMKVVNAHKSIQSWSTTVTGLESHSSATDKGVNAVMYAAELIGFLSQMAEEMRRRGDASGRFRPPYTTVNVGPIRGGTALNIIPKTCSFLWEYRALPDLDPDEIINRFNAHVDENVLPRMRDVHPGARIETKVRAQAPGLAPEEGSAGETLVLKLAQCNAAEAVSYGTEAGLFQLADIPTVVCGPGDIAQAHKPDEFVELSQIAECERFMRRLADYVSGRPI